In a genomic window of Candidatus Binatia bacterium:
- a CDS encoding glycine zipper family protein: MWLRPLGALLLTSALLAGCTPLPAAPQVMVYPGRGKSLAEFDDDDLRCRSWAESRIGVSPDRAASDSTVSGAALGTLLGGAAGAALGAAAGNPAIGAAAGAGAGLLGGTSVGAARGQAAAWSVQRQYDIAYAQCMHASGNEVPRRPRRPPPPPPPPPPPGYYYWPGGYWSAPPPYGPPPWIS, from the coding sequence GTGTGGCTGCGGCCGCTCGGTGCGCTGCTGCTGACGAGCGCTCTGCTCGCGGGGTGCACGCCGCTCCCCGCCGCGCCGCAGGTCATGGTGTACCCCGGCCGCGGCAAGAGCCTCGCGGAGTTCGACGACGACGATCTCCGCTGCCGCTCCTGGGCCGAGTCGCGCATCGGGGTGTCACCCGATCGAGCGGCCAGCGATTCGACCGTGAGCGGCGCCGCGCTCGGCACGCTCCTCGGCGGCGCAGCCGGCGCCGCGCTCGGCGCCGCGGCCGGCAACCCCGCCATCGGCGCCGCCGCGGGCGCCGGAGCAGGCCTGCTCGGCGGCACGAGCGTCGGCGCGGCGCGGGGCCAGGCCGCCGCGTGGTCCGTGCAGCGCCAGTACGACATCGCGTACGCGCAGTGCATGCACGCGAGCGGCAACGAGGTGCCGCGCAGGCCCCGTCGCCCGCCACCGCCGCCCCCACCGCCTCCGCCGCCGGGGTACTACTATTGGCCGGGTGGTTACTGGTCGGCTCCGCCGCCGTACGGGCCGCCGCCCTGGATATCGTAG
- a CDS encoding nuclear transport factor 2 family protein, which produces MATIEDLERRLRALEDREAIRELIARYAYEVDCGEPPDWASVFSEDIEMEAGKLGTSRGLAEIERRFTRAEHLDAIREGSQHAYSNVVVDLDVDGDHATAWGYACVHVRRGGEWRVHTLGVNRWRLRREDGAWKFVERQRREVGEGDWRRLIDARRG; this is translated from the coding sequence GTGGCGACCATCGAAGATCTGGAGCGACGGCTCCGCGCGCTCGAGGACCGGGAGGCGATCCGCGAGCTGATCGCGCGCTACGCCTACGAGGTCGACTGCGGCGAGCCGCCGGACTGGGCGAGCGTCTTCAGCGAGGACATCGAGATGGAGGCGGGCAAGCTCGGGACCTCGCGCGGGCTCGCGGAGATCGAGCGGCGCTTCACGCGCGCCGAGCACCTCGACGCGATCCGCGAGGGCAGCCAGCACGCGTACTCGAACGTCGTCGTCGACCTCGACGTCGACGGCGACCACGCGACCGCCTGGGGCTACGCGTGCGTGCACGTCCGGCGCGGCGGCGAGTGGCGCGTCCACACGCTGGGCGTCAATCGCTGGCGGCTGCGTCGCGAGGACGGGGCGTGGAAGTTCGTCGAGCGCCAGCGACGCGAGGTGGGGGAGGGCGACTGGCGGCGGCTGATCGACGCCCGCCGCGGATGA
- a CDS encoding TatD family hydrolase, whose amino-acid sequence MGLADVHAHLTHPRLANDAEAIVARARAAGVTTIVVNGLNPADNEAVRALAQRCPGVRPAFGLYPVDAVLREMRELDVPYPRDGEVATAEEGVAWVREHVDEALAVGEIGLDGHWVPEALWPRQEEVFRALVALALEADKPIIVHTRRRERRCLEILDEMGAERVNWHCFGGKVALARRIAERGHYLSIPANARRSESFTRMLETLPRDRVLLETDCPYLSPDRERASEPADVAGTAAFAAELWGVSLDEVAARVAENFARLFRVEP is encoded by the coding sequence ATGGGTCTGGCCGACGTCCACGCGCACCTGACGCATCCGCGGCTCGCAAACGACGCCGAGGCGATCGTCGCACGCGCTCGCGCCGCGGGCGTGACGACGATCGTCGTCAACGGCCTCAACCCCGCGGACAACGAGGCGGTGCGCGCGCTCGCGCAGCGCTGCCCCGGCGTGCGGCCCGCGTTCGGCCTCTACCCGGTCGACGCCGTGCTGCGCGAGATGCGCGAGCTCGACGTCCCCTACCCGCGCGACGGCGAGGTCGCGACCGCCGAGGAAGGCGTCGCCTGGGTCCGCGAGCACGTCGATGAGGCGCTCGCGGTCGGCGAGATCGGCCTCGACGGGCACTGGGTGCCCGAGGCGCTCTGGCCGCGTCAAGAAGAAGTGTTCCGTGCGCTCGTCGCGCTCGCGCTGGAAGCCGACAAGCCGATCATCGTGCACACGCGACGACGCGAGCGTCGCTGCCTCGAGATCCTCGACGAGATGGGCGCCGAGCGCGTCAACTGGCACTGCTTCGGCGGCAAGGTCGCGCTCGCCCGGCGGATCGCGGAGCGCGGGCACTACCTGTCGATCCCGGCGAACGCGCGCCGCTCCGAGAGCTTCACGCGCATGCTCGAGACGCTGCCGCGCGACCGGGTGCTGCTCGAGACGGACTGCCCGTACCTCTCGCCCGACCGCGAGCGCGCGAGCGAGCCCGCCGACGTCGCCGGGACCGCGGCCTTCGCGGCGGAGCTCTGGGGCGTCTCGCTGGACGAGGTGGCGGCGCGCGTCGCGGAGAACTTCGCGCGCCTGTTCCGCGTCGAGCCCTGA